The following is a genomic window from Salinibacterium sp. UTAS2018.
TAGCCCAATTGGCAGAGGCAGATGACTTAAAATCATCACAGTCAGGGTTCGAGTCCCTGTCGGGGCACAGTGTTGTTAACGAACTGAAGGCGGTCGCACTGCGGCCGCCTTCAGTTGTTTAATCGGGTATCTAGGCGGGCAGAATTTCTGCCAGTAGCTTCTGGATGCGCGCCTTGATGTCGTCACGGATGGGGCGCACGTCTTCGATGCCCTTACCGCGAGGGTCGACGAGTTCCCAGTCCTCGTAGCGCTTGCCGGGGAAGATGGGGCAGACGTCGCCGCAGCCCATCGTGATGACGACATCCGAGGCCTGCACCTGGTCGGTGGTCATGAGCTGGGGGACCGCCTGGGAGATGTCGATGCCCTCTTCGGCCATCGCAGCGATGGCGGTGGGGTTGATCTCATTGCCAGGCTCCGAGCCACCCGAACGAACTTCGACAGCACCGTTCGAGAGCGCCGTCATATAGCCGGCGGCCATCTGGGAACGACCCGCATTGTGGATGCAGACGAACAGGACGACGGGCTTAGTGGCGGGGGCAGTCTCGGTAGTCATAGGCAAAGCATAGATGAATATCTATGCTTTGCGCGAGCGCTGCGGGTGCAGGAACGCGATAGTTCACGCAGCGTTCACCGGCGGCAGCGAGCGAAGCAGCTCGCGCACCCGGGTGTCGATGTCGTCGCGCACGGCTCGCACGCCATCCATCGCCATGGCGGCGGGGTCGGGGAGTTCCCAATCGAGGTAGCGGCGGCCGGGGTAGATGGGGCACGCATCG
Proteins encoded in this region:
- a CDS encoding arsenate reductase ArsC, with the translated sequence MTTETAPATKPVVLFVCIHNAGRSQMAAGYMTALSNGAVEVRSGGSEPGNEINPTAIAAMAEEGIDISQAVPQLMTTDQVQASDVVITMGCGDVCPIFPGKRYEDWELVDPRGKGIEDVRPIRDDIKARIQKLLAEILPA